The following are from one region of the Aequoribacter fuscus genome:
- a CDS encoding biotin/lipoyl-containing protein, producing the protein MSNEHYLNNPLIHKNRQQHAHTSEWIRQFDCRDLRPLIICRGPIRKEAMDVFVEMGINDFGILLSEKDSIVYQDALAPELRAIKDPNHIHRVPDYTGTNKEEREQRIAQIISIAHTNGYNSIFAGYGFMAEDEAMVAAMEKAGLNFIGPCSKTVHDAGLKDEAKRTALRVGVSVTPGIDNGTALTLLKKYPTIQALKDLVAKQALPLDESLLDQTDISLEDKADLVLQASYDKGIDLYTVDELSETLTEAVMRMYAEYPSNRVRLKAISGGGGKGQRILAAPSAYEGDEASRIEQAAKKTPELIREILNEVKATGVGDNKNVLVELNIETTRHQEIQVIGNGEWSMTLGGRDCSLQMHEQKLLEVSVTVESLQAAIEEAKQQGRATEQRVLEQDLKTLVAMEDEAARFGEAVGLDSVSTFECIVDRDKHFFMEMNTRIQVEHRVTELCYALKFANPENPNDYFIVESLVEAMVLLAAHGSKLPKPERILRHNDSVEARLNATNNALQPSAGGVIEYWSDAIEGEIRDDQGISLHNPDTDVFIKYTLAGAYDSNIALLLTVGETRLDTYERMAETLRRTTIRGKDLATNLSFHNGLVNWFIGNNINARPTTRFIVPYLTLVGEVKALADNIDLDAAWHLLADHVTAGAEGAAKTALSECLALKQTLLTRPLAALLSDPHALSGWLSIHSDCVGPVGDTLVWNENPVELLAETYEFLNMGYRPGQAAASMIWSHDNELLQEAKQFYEDLDDRLACEDWIELCSVLDEDCAPEASGLSEELWAAVRSTHYGYQAGMDLLLILPKLGLLADFCALAVNEDLTIHIPERLLDADHQAKMAKVLAPPPAAKADEILAASGGMFYGRESPEHALYVEPGSHFEAGDPLYIVEVMKMFNKVYAPFAGTVDEVLVDKDGVIIRKGQPLFKITPDEKIEIETPEQKQARQRAKTAELMQSLL; encoded by the coding sequence GTGTCAAACGAACATTATTTAAATAACCCGTTGATTCACAAAAATCGTCAGCAGCACGCGCACACTTCAGAGTGGATTCGTCAGTTCGACTGCCGCGATTTGCGGCCTCTGATTATTTGCCGGGGACCCATTCGCAAAGAAGCGATGGATGTGTTTGTCGAGATGGGCATCAACGATTTTGGCATCTTGCTCAGCGAAAAAGATTCAATTGTGTATCAGGATGCCTTGGCACCTGAGCTACGGGCAATCAAAGACCCAAACCACATCCACCGAGTACCCGACTACACCGGTACTAATAAAGAAGAGCGGGAGCAACGCATAGCGCAAATTATTTCGATCGCTCACACCAATGGCTACAATTCGATCTTTGCAGGTTATGGCTTCATGGCAGAGGACGAAGCCATGGTCGCGGCAATGGAGAAGGCAGGGCTTAATTTTATTGGACCCTGCTCCAAAACCGTCCACGATGCTGGCCTCAAAGATGAGGCAAAGAGAACGGCGCTCCGTGTGGGTGTGAGTGTTACGCCCGGCATTGACAACGGCACTGCGCTGACCTTGTTAAAGAAGTATCCAACCATTCAAGCCCTCAAGGACCTCGTTGCCAAGCAAGCATTACCGTTAGATGAATCACTGTTGGACCAAACGGATATCTCGTTGGAAGACAAAGCGGATTTAGTGCTTCAAGCATCCTACGATAAGGGTATCGATCTATACACTGTTGATGAGTTATCAGAAACGCTCACCGAAGCCGTGATGCGCATGTATGCAGAGTACCCCAGCAATCGCGTGCGATTAAAGGCGATCTCGGGCGGTGGCGGAAAGGGGCAGCGCATCCTGGCTGCGCCATCGGCTTATGAAGGCGACGAAGCCTCACGTATTGAGCAGGCGGCGAAAAAAACGCCCGAGTTAATCCGTGAAATCTTGAACGAAGTTAAAGCGACCGGCGTTGGCGACAACAAAAACGTGTTGGTCGAGCTCAATATCGAAACCACGCGCCACCAAGAAATCCAAGTCATCGGTAACGGTGAATGGTCGATGACTTTGGGCGGGCGCGATTGCTCGCTTCAGATGCACGAGCAGAAGTTACTGGAAGTGTCGGTCACTGTTGAATCCCTGCAGGCCGCTATTGAAGAAGCGAAACAGCAGGGGCGTGCGACTGAGCAACGTGTGCTAGAGCAAGATTTAAAAACGCTGGTCGCAATGGAAGATGAGGCGGCGCGATTTGGCGAAGCAGTGGGTCTGGATTCGGTGTCGACCTTTGAGTGCATCGTCGATCGCGATAAACACTTCTTTATGGAAATGAATACTCGAATTCAGGTAGAGCACCGCGTGACGGAGCTGTGCTACGCACTCAAGTTTGCGAATCCAGAAAACCCCAATGATTACTTTATCGTGGAGTCTCTCGTCGAGGCGATGGTCTTGCTGGCCGCACACGGTTCAAAACTCCCCAAGCCCGAACGTATTTTGCGGCATAACGACAGCGTCGAGGCTCGCCTGAACGCGACGAACAATGCCTTGCAGCCATCGGCTGGCGGTGTTATCGAATACTGGAGCGACGCAATTGAGGGAGAGATTCGCGACGACCAAGGTATATCGTTACACAACCCCGATACCGATGTATTTATCAAATACACTCTGGCTGGGGCTTATGATTCAAATATTGCCTTACTTTTAACCGTAGGTGAGACGCGTTTGGACACATACGAGCGTATGGCAGAGACCTTGCGTCGCACCACCATTCGCGGCAAAGACTTGGCAACCAACTTATCGTTCCACAACGGTTTGGTGAATTGGTTCATCGGCAACAACATCAATGCACGTCCCACCACTCGGTTTATCGTTCCCTATCTGACCCTTGTAGGTGAAGTAAAGGCGTTGGCAGACAACATTGACCTCGATGCGGCTTGGCATTTACTGGCCGACCACGTCACGGCTGGGGCTGAAGGGGCGGCAAAAACAGCGCTTTCCGAGTGCTTAGCGCTCAAACAAACCTTGCTGACACGCCCTTTGGCCGCTTTACTGAGCGATCCACACGCCTTGAGTGGCTGGTTGAGTATCCACAGCGACTGTGTCGGCCCTGTGGGAGACACCCTAGTCTGGAACGAAAACCCGGTTGAACTGCTGGCCGAAACTTATGAGTTCTTGAATATGGGGTACCGTCCGGGACAAGCGGCGGCAAGCATGATTTGGAGTCATGACAATGAGTTACTGCAAGAAGCTAAGCAGTTTTATGAAGATTTAGACGATCGGCTTGCCTGTGAGGACTGGATTGAACTGTGCTCTGTGCTGGATGAAGATTGTGCGCCCGAGGCGTCTGGTTTAAGTGAGGAACTGTGGGCCGCCGTGAGATCGACACACTACGGCTATCAAGCCGGCATGGATTTATTGCTCATACTTCCAAAGCTGGGGCTCCTCGCGGACTTCTGCGCATTGGCTGTTAATGAAGATTTGACGATTCATATTCCAGAGCGCCTGCTCGATGCTGATCATCAGGCAAAAATGGCTAAGGTACTTGCGCCACCGCCGGCTGCCAAAGCCGATGAAATTTTGGCGGCGAGTGGCGGCATGTTTTATGGTCGAGAGAGTCCGGAGCATGCCTTATACGTGGAGCCTGGCTCGCATTTTGAAGCAGGCGACCCCTTATACATCGTGGAAGTCATGAAGATGTTCAACAAGGTCTATGCGCCTTTCGCAGGGACTGTTGACGAGGTTTTGGTCGACAAAGACGGCGTGATTATTCGCAAAGGGCAACCTCTGTTCAAAATCACACCCGACGAAAAAATAGAGATAGAAACGCCCGAGCAGAAGCAGGCACGCCAGCGAGCCAAAACCGCCGAGCTGATGCAATCGTTACTCTAA